A genome region from Hevea brasiliensis isolate MT/VB/25A 57/8 chromosome 9, ASM3005281v1, whole genome shotgun sequence includes the following:
- the LOC110636972 gene encoding transcription initiation factor IIA large subunit: protein MATSSTTSTVYIHVIEDVITKVRDEFINNGGPGESVLNELQAIWEMKMMQAGVISGPIERSSASKLAPGGPITPVHDLNVPYEGTEEYETPTAEMLFPPTPLQTPIQTPLPGSAQTPLPGNVQTPLPGSVDNSSTYNIPTGSTSEYPTPVSDTGGSTEAKAGRPSPYMQPPSPWMNQRPPLDVNVAYVEGRDEADRGASHQPLTKDFFMMSSGKRKREDFGTKYNNGGFIPQQDGAGDTPSQALQASQGYGSLGRRDMITNANIEILSPAARQDLKIPQLDGPIPDPYDDVLSTPNMYNYQGVVNEDYNIANTPAPNDLQASTPAVAPQNDAGDDDDDEPLNEDDDDDDDLDDVEQGEDMNTQHLVLAQFDKVTRTKSRWKCTLKDGIMHINNKDILFNKATGEFDF from the exons ATGGCGACATCGTCGACCACCAGCACGGTCTATATCCACGTTATTGAAGACGTCATCACCAAAGTCCGCGATGAGTTCATCAACAACGGCGGGCCTGGCGAGAGTGTCCTCAATGAACTCCAAGCA ATTTGGGAGATGAAAATGATGCAAGCGGGTGTGATATCCGGTCCAATAGAGAGGTCATCTGCTTCTAAGCTGGCACCTGGCGGTCCTATTACTCCAGTACACGACCTTAATGTACCGTACGAGGGAACGGAGGAATATGAGACTCCTACTGCTGAGATGCTCTTCCCTCCT ACACCACTGCAAACTCCCATTCAGACACCACTACCGGGAAGTGCTCAAACACCTTTACCAGGAAATGTGCAGACACCTTTACCTGGAAGTGTGGACAACTCCTCTACTTACAACATTCCTACTGGGTCTACTAGTGAGTATCCCACCCCTGTAAGTGATACTGGAGGCAGTACTGAGGCAAAAGCTGGGAGGCCTAGCCCTTACATG CAACCTCCCTCTCCTTGGATGAATCAAAGGCCCCCTCTCGATGTTAATGTTG CATATGTTGAAGGGCGGGATGAGGCAGACAGAGGAGCCTCTCATCAACCCCTGACAAAG GATTTCTTCATGATGTCTTCTGGAAAACGCAAGCGCGAAGATTTTGGTACGAAATATAACAATGGTGGATTCATACCCCAGCAGGATGGAGCTGGGGATACTCCCTCTCAGGCTTTACAG GCAAGCCAAGGGTATGGTTCCCTTGGTAGACGTGACATGATCACCAATGCCAATATAGAGATCTTATCGCCTGCAGCAAGGCAGGATTTGAAGATCCCTCAACTGGATGGGCCCATACCCGATCCTTATGATGATGTGCTGTCAACTCCCAAT ATGTACAATTATCAAGGAGTTGTCAATGAAGATTACAACATTGCGAACACACCAGCTCCTAATG ACCTACAAGCAAGCACACCTGCTGTTGCCCCTCAAAATGATGCtggagatgatgatgatgatgagccACTGAATGAAGATGATGACGATGATGATGATCTGGATGATGTGGAGCAAGGAGAGGATATGAACACACAGCATTTGGTTTTGGCCCAATTTGACAAG GTTACTCGTACCAAGAGCAGGTGGAAATGCACGCTCAAGGATGGCATCATGCACATAAACAATAAGGACATTCTCTTTAATAAG GCAACAGGAGAATTTGACTTCTGA
- the LOC110636924 gene encoding uncharacterized protein LOC110636924 isoform X3, with protein sequence MAKGLSGGPEDEKETDNGNGVRGRNRSSKSPHSADRSSSSSPRGSPSRNSRSFSNSGSYSGGRHKTRSLSRSPEAQRRSVSSERVYRSPVRKSVTPRRRYSSRGSLSPSRNRPLYFRQRSRSSSRRRSPSPIRRRLHSPFRRRSPSAIHHRSPSPIRRHRSPSPIQRRRLPSPIRRRRSPSPFRRRSPSPFRRRSPSPIRRRRSPSPIRRRRSPSPLRRRRSPSPLRRRRSPSPVRRRSPLPMQMQHRSPSPVQRRSPPIRRRSPSPFRRRYQRSPSTPHHRSPSPRHRSPIPAHRRSPMPSRRRSPSPYGSSSPSPVQYRSSSPVRRSSKEHRRSPAQSLGERVSMREKSSPVLRRPFNSLRSPQRDSKDWKDSRVKLSSLSPSPEKSPVRLESSPITRTKNSSEDRRSISPYESPVRQRKGIRNRSSSPSRSPVRQRRGHVTHDDSLSPPHKPRQQKTYQEIPQYRKEDEDTDHARDYKSRSSQKRSMHTSVISKQKDSPVKVHSKNDNSPERMAGHQVNESLSHLDIVESRKKDQEIKSEKGSQKGAYSETPERQKSPTSYEEPSLGKRQMSYAGEGKKSDERNHSHSNKVKDSDKCHKSETMQMLVEKADHSNGGGSAFDYGSEESDKRRTENKEKRKHKRSHREEVASDDDYSYDSEYEERKEAKRRRKEEKKLRKEEKRRRREERRRRKEERRAEKLKLKGLNDVNSSDDEPAGRRDPSDSEDAHTEQKKLEIELRKKALESLKAKKGISH encoded by the exons ATGGCAAAAGGTTTGAGTGGTGGTCCAGAGGATGAGAAAGAAACTGACAATGGAAATGGTGTTAGAGGGAGGAACAG GTCTTCTAAATCTCCCCATTCAGCTGATCGTTCATCTTCATCATCCCCTCG AGGTTCACCTTCTCGAAACAGCAGGTCATTTTCAAATTCTGGGAGTTATTCTGG TGGCAGACACAAGACTAGGAGTCTGTCAAGATCACCAGAAGCACAAAGGCGATCTGTTTCTTCGGAAAGGGTCTACCGCTCACCAGTAAGAAAATCTGTTACACCTCGCCGGAGGTATTCATCTCGAGGCTCTCTTTCTCCTTCAAGGAACAGACCATTGTATTTTAGGCAAAGATCAAGATCATCTTCACGCCGCAGATCACCTTCTCCAATACGACGTAGATTGCACTCTCCATTTCGACGCAGATCGCCCTCAGCAATTCACCATAGATCTCCCTCGCCTATTCGGCGTCATAGATCTCCCTCACCCATTCAACGTCGTAGATTGCCCTCGCCCATTCGACGCCGTAGATCGCCCTCGCCCTTTCGCCGTAGATCACCCTCGCCCTTTCGCCGTAGATCACCCTCACCCATTCGACGCCGTAGATCGCCTTCACCCATTCGACGCCGTAGATCGCCTTCACCCCTTCGACGCAGAAGATCACCTTCGCCCCTTCGACGCAGAAGATCACCCTCACCTGTGCGGCGTAGATCACCCTTGCCCATGCAGATGCAGCATAGGTCACCCTCACCGGTGCAGCGTAGATCTCCCCCTATACGACGCAGATCACCCTCTCCCTTCCGCCGCAGGTATCAGAGATCCCCATCAACTCCCCATCACAGGTCTCCATCTCCAAGACATAGGTCACCTATTCCTGCCCATAGGAGATCACCAATGCCTTCTCGTCGGAGGTCTCCTTCGCCTTATGGATCAAGTTCTCCTTCTCCTGTCCAGTATAGGTCTTCTTCACCTGTAAGGAGATCTTCAAAGGAACATAGGAGGTCGCCTGCGCAATCTCTTGGGGAAAGAGTTAG TATGCGGGAAAAATCATCCCCCGTGTTGCGTAGACCCTTTAATTCTTTGAGGTCACCACAAAGAGATTCAAAGGATTGGAAGGATTCGCGTGTTAAATTGTCATCTTTGTCGCCTTCACCAGAGAAGTCTCCAGTTCGGCTGGAATCTTCACCAATTACAAGGACTAAGAATTCTAGTGAGGATAGAAG GTCAATTAGTCCATATGAGAGCCCTGTGAGGCAAAGAAAAGGGATAAGAAATAG GTCTTCTAGTCCATCCCGGAGTCCTGTGAGGCAAAGAAGGGGCCATGTTACACATGATGACAGCTTAAGCCCTCCACATAAGCCAAGACAGCAGAAAACTTATCAAGAAATTCCTCAGTATAGAAAAGAGGATGAAGATACTGATCATGCTCG GGATTATAAATCCAGGTCTTCGCAGAAACGTTCTATGCATACATCTGTCATCAGTAAGCAGAAAGATTCTCCTGTCAAGGTCCATTCGAAGAATGATAATTCACCTGAAAGAATGGCAGGTCATCAGGTTAATGAATCTCTGAGCCATCTTGATATTGTGGAATCAAGGAAGAAAGACCAGGAAATAAagag TGAGAAGGGTTCTCAGAAGGGGGCTTATTCTGAAACACCGGAGCGGCAGAAGTCTCCAACCTCATATGAGGAGCCTTCGCTGGGGAAGAGACAAATGTCTTATGCGGGAGAGGGTAAAAAATCTGATGAGAGAAaccattcacattcaaacaaGGTCAAGGACAGTGATAAGTGCCATAAGTCAGAAACTATGCAGATGTTGGTGGAAAAAGCTGATCACAGTAATGGAGGCGGTAGTGCGTTTGATTATGGTTCTGAGGAAAGTGACAAGCGCAGAACTGAGAACAAGGAAAAGCGAAAGCATAAAAGATCACATAGGGAAGAAGTGGCTTCAGATGATGATTACAGTTATGATTCTGAATATGAAGAAAGGAAAGAGGCTAAGAGGAGGAGGAAGGAAGAAAAGAAACTACGAAAGGAGGAAAAACGTCGGCGGCGTGAGGAGCGACGTCGTAGAAAGGAAGAACGGCGTGCAGAGAAGCTCAAGTTGAAGGGTTTAAATGATGTTAATTCTTCTGATGATGAACCTGCGGGGAGGAGGGATCCAAGTGACAGTGAAGATGCACATACTGAGCAGAAGAAACTTGAGATTGAATTGAGGAAGAAGGCTCTTGAATCACTTAAAGCAAAGAAGGGCATTAGTCACTAA
- the LOC110636965 gene encoding uncharacterized protein LOC110636965, protein MEENDDNIFQRQAQVVAKTKTKVGKPPTRLQKKAPASLQVTNCGNTNHLVPSKEASSPLTPIPLLSPLILSPPPSPQQAEEFRFPIVSGEIDKGKEDKKGACYAPGGWQHPAAAATGGYVEPSSLFTFFQSKCVLVNHAE, encoded by the coding sequence ATGGAGGAAAATGATGATAATATTTTCCAAAGACAAGCACAAGTTGTAGCTAAGACCAAAACCAAAGTAGGGAAGCCCCCCACAAGGCTACAAAAGAAAGCTCCAGCATCTCTTCAGGTTACAAATTGTGGCAACACAAATCACCTTGTGCCCTCCAAGGAGGCTTCTTCTCCTCTTACTCCAATCCCTCTTTTATCCCCGCTTATCTTATCACCACCACCATCGCCACAACAGGCAGAAGAATTCAGGTTCCCTATAGTAAGTGGTGAAATTGACAAGGGAAAGGAAGACAAAAAAGGTGCATGCTACGCGCCTGGAGGGTGGCAACATCCTGCAGCTGCGGCCACTGGTGGATACGTGGAGCCATCATCCTTGTTTACATTCTTCCAATCTAAATGTGTGCTTGTCAATCATGCAGAGTGA
- the LOC110636924 gene encoding uncharacterized protein LOC110636924 isoform X2, which produces MSGGFFRGTSADQDTRFSNKQAKLLKSQKFAPELEHLVDMRKVKMDVIRPWIANRVTELLGFEDEVLINFIYGLLDAKEVNGKEVQISLTGFMEKNTGKFMKELWTLLLSAQKNDSGVPQQFLDAKEEETRKKQAEVDRITNEIQKKKEKEGKEFKWERSKKMDGGAETKANVAAVESASKHMAKGLSGGPEDEKETDNGNGVRGRNRSSKSPHSADRSSSSSPRGSPSRNSSGRHKTRSLSRSPEAQRRSVSSERVYRSPVRKSVTPRRRYSSRGSLSPSRNRPLYFRQRSRSSSRRRSPSPIRRRLHSPFRRRSPSAIHHRSPSPIRRHRSPSPIQRRRLPSPIRRRRSPSPFRRRSPSPFRRRSPSPIRRRRSPSPIRRRRSPSPLRRRRSPSPLRRRRSPSPVRRRSPLPMQMQHRSPSPVQRRSPPIRRRSPSPFRRRYQRSPSTPHHRSPSPRHRSPIPAHRRSPMPSRRRSPSPYGSSSPSPVQYRSSSPVRRSSKEHRRSPAQSLGERVSMREKSSPVLRRPFNSLRSPQRDSKDWKDSRVKLSSLSPSPEKSPVRLESSPITRTKNSSEDRRSISPYESPVRQRKGIRNRSSSPSRSPVRQRRGHVTHDDSLSPPHKPRQQKTYQEIPQYRKEDEDTDHARDYKSRSSQKRSMHTSVISKQKDSPVKVHSKNDNSPERMAGHQVNESLSHLDIVESRKKDQEIKSEKGSQKGAYSETPERQKSPTSYEEPSLGKRQMSYAGEGKKSDERNHSHSNKVKDSDKCHKSETMQMLVEKADHSNGGGSAFDYGSEESDKRRTENKEKRKHKRSHREEVASDDDYSYDSEYEERKEAKRRRKEEKKLRKEEKRRRREERRRRKEERRAEKLKLKGLNDVNSSDDEPAGRRDPSDSEDAHTEQKKLEIELRKKALESLKAKKGISH; this is translated from the exons ATGTCGGGCGGGTTTTTTCGG GGTACTTCTGCTGATCAAGACACTCGATTCTCGAACAAGCAAGCCAAGTTGTTGAAATCGCAGAAGTTCGCTCCCGAATTGGAACATCTG GTGGATATGAGGAAAGTGAAGATGGATGTTATCAGACCATGGATTGCTAATAGGGTGACTGAGCTTCTTGGGTTTGAAGATGAAGTTCTTATCAACTTTATTTATGGCCTCCTTGATGCAAAG GAAGTGAATGGGAAGGAGGTTCAAATATCACTTACAGGATTTATGGAGAAAAACACTGGAAAGTTTATGAAAGAGCTTTGGACACTTCTTCTCAGTGCACAGAAGAATGATAGTGGTGTTCCTCAGCAATTCTTGGATGCCAAAGAAGAGGAAACACGGAAGAAGCAG GCAGAGGTGGATAGAATAACAAATGAAATTCAGAAGAAGAAAGAGAAGGAGGGTAAAGAATTTAAGTGGGAGCGATCAAAGAAGATG GACGGTGGGGCCGAAACTAAGGCCAATGTTGCTGCTGTGGAGTCAGCCTCAAAGCATATGGCAAAAGGTTTGAGTGGTGGTCCAGAGGATGAGAAAGAAACTGACAATGGAAATGGTGTTAGAGGGAGGAACAG GTCTTCTAAATCTCCCCATTCAGCTGATCGTTCATCTTCATCATCCCCTCG AGGTTCACCTTCTCGAAACAGCAG TGGCAGACACAAGACTAGGAGTCTGTCAAGATCACCAGAAGCACAAAGGCGATCTGTTTCTTCGGAAAGGGTCTACCGCTCACCAGTAAGAAAATCTGTTACACCTCGCCGGAGGTATTCATCTCGAGGCTCTCTTTCTCCTTCAAGGAACAGACCATTGTATTTTAGGCAAAGATCAAGATCATCTTCACGCCGCAGATCACCTTCTCCAATACGACGTAGATTGCACTCTCCATTTCGACGCAGATCGCCCTCAGCAATTCACCATAGATCTCCCTCGCCTATTCGGCGTCATAGATCTCCCTCACCCATTCAACGTCGTAGATTGCCCTCGCCCATTCGACGCCGTAGATCGCCCTCGCCCTTTCGCCGTAGATCACCCTCGCCCTTTCGCCGTAGATCACCCTCACCCATTCGACGCCGTAGATCGCCTTCACCCATTCGACGCCGTAGATCGCCTTCACCCCTTCGACGCAGAAGATCACCTTCGCCCCTTCGACGCAGAAGATCACCCTCACCTGTGCGGCGTAGATCACCCTTGCCCATGCAGATGCAGCATAGGTCACCCTCACCGGTGCAGCGTAGATCTCCCCCTATACGACGCAGATCACCCTCTCCCTTCCGCCGCAGGTATCAGAGATCCCCATCAACTCCCCATCACAGGTCTCCATCTCCAAGACATAGGTCACCTATTCCTGCCCATAGGAGATCACCAATGCCTTCTCGTCGGAGGTCTCCTTCGCCTTATGGATCAAGTTCTCCTTCTCCTGTCCAGTATAGGTCTTCTTCACCTGTAAGGAGATCTTCAAAGGAACATAGGAGGTCGCCTGCGCAATCTCTTGGGGAAAGAGTTAG TATGCGGGAAAAATCATCCCCCGTGTTGCGTAGACCCTTTAATTCTTTGAGGTCACCACAAAGAGATTCAAAGGATTGGAAGGATTCGCGTGTTAAATTGTCATCTTTGTCGCCTTCACCAGAGAAGTCTCCAGTTCGGCTGGAATCTTCACCAATTACAAGGACTAAGAATTCTAGTGAGGATAGAAG GTCAATTAGTCCATATGAGAGCCCTGTGAGGCAAAGAAAAGGGATAAGAAATAG GTCTTCTAGTCCATCCCGGAGTCCTGTGAGGCAAAGAAGGGGCCATGTTACACATGATGACAGCTTAAGCCCTCCACATAAGCCAAGACAGCAGAAAACTTATCAAGAAATTCCTCAGTATAGAAAAGAGGATGAAGATACTGATCATGCTCG GGATTATAAATCCAGGTCTTCGCAGAAACGTTCTATGCATACATCTGTCATCAGTAAGCAGAAAGATTCTCCTGTCAAGGTCCATTCGAAGAATGATAATTCACCTGAAAGAATGGCAGGTCATCAGGTTAATGAATCTCTGAGCCATCTTGATATTGTGGAATCAAGGAAGAAAGACCAGGAAATAAagag TGAGAAGGGTTCTCAGAAGGGGGCTTATTCTGAAACACCGGAGCGGCAGAAGTCTCCAACCTCATATGAGGAGCCTTCGCTGGGGAAGAGACAAATGTCTTATGCGGGAGAGGGTAAAAAATCTGATGAGAGAAaccattcacattcaaacaaGGTCAAGGACAGTGATAAGTGCCATAAGTCAGAAACTATGCAGATGTTGGTGGAAAAAGCTGATCACAGTAATGGAGGCGGTAGTGCGTTTGATTATGGTTCTGAGGAAAGTGACAAGCGCAGAACTGAGAACAAGGAAAAGCGAAAGCATAAAAGATCACATAGGGAAGAAGTGGCTTCAGATGATGATTACAGTTATGATTCTGAATATGAAGAAAGGAAAGAGGCTAAGAGGAGGAGGAAGGAAGAAAAGAAACTACGAAAGGAGGAAAAACGTCGGCGGCGTGAGGAGCGACGTCGTAGAAAGGAAGAACGGCGTGCAGAGAAGCTCAAGTTGAAGGGTTTAAATGATGTTAATTCTTCTGATGATGAACCTGCGGGGAGGAGGGATCCAAGTGACAGTGAAGATGCACATACTGAGCAGAAGAAACTTGAGATTGAATTGAGGAAGAAGGCTCTTGAATCACTTAAAGCAAAGAAGGGCATTAGTCACTAA
- the LOC110636924 gene encoding uncharacterized protein LOC110636924 isoform X1 has protein sequence MSGGFFRGTSADQDTRFSNKQAKLLKSQKFAPELEHLVDMRKVKMDVIRPWIANRVTELLGFEDEVLINFIYGLLDAKEVNGKEVQISLTGFMEKNTGKFMKELWTLLLSAQKNDSGVPQQFLDAKEEETRKKQAEVDRITNEIQKKKEKEGKEFKWERSKKMDGGAETKANVAAVESASKHMAKGLSGGPEDEKETDNGNGVRGRNRSSKSPHSADRSSSSSPRGSPSRNSRSFSNSGSYSGGRHKTRSLSRSPEAQRRSVSSERVYRSPVRKSVTPRRRYSSRGSLSPSRNRPLYFRQRSRSSSRRRSPSPIRRRLHSPFRRRSPSAIHHRSPSPIRRHRSPSPIQRRRLPSPIRRRRSPSPFRRRSPSPFRRRSPSPIRRRRSPSPIRRRRSPSPLRRRRSPSPLRRRRSPSPVRRRSPLPMQMQHRSPSPVQRRSPPIRRRSPSPFRRRYQRSPSTPHHRSPSPRHRSPIPAHRRSPMPSRRRSPSPYGSSSPSPVQYRSSSPVRRSSKEHRRSPAQSLGERVSMREKSSPVLRRPFNSLRSPQRDSKDWKDSRVKLSSLSPSPEKSPVRLESSPITRTKNSSEDRRSISPYESPVRQRKGIRNRSSSPSRSPVRQRRGHVTHDDSLSPPHKPRQQKTYQEIPQYRKEDEDTDHARDYKSRSSQKRSMHTSVISKQKDSPVKVHSKNDNSPERMAGHQVNESLSHLDIVESRKKDQEIKSEKGSQKGAYSETPERQKSPTSYEEPSLGKRQMSYAGEGKKSDERNHSHSNKVKDSDKCHKSETMQMLVEKADHSNGGGSAFDYGSEESDKRRTENKEKRKHKRSHREEVASDDDYSYDSEYEERKEAKRRRKEEKKLRKEEKRRRREERRRRKEERRAEKLKLKGLNDVNSSDDEPAGRRDPSDSEDAHTEQKKLEIELRKKALESLKAKKGISH, from the exons ATGTCGGGCGGGTTTTTTCGG GGTACTTCTGCTGATCAAGACACTCGATTCTCGAACAAGCAAGCCAAGTTGTTGAAATCGCAGAAGTTCGCTCCCGAATTGGAACATCTG GTGGATATGAGGAAAGTGAAGATGGATGTTATCAGACCATGGATTGCTAATAGGGTGACTGAGCTTCTTGGGTTTGAAGATGAAGTTCTTATCAACTTTATTTATGGCCTCCTTGATGCAAAG GAAGTGAATGGGAAGGAGGTTCAAATATCACTTACAGGATTTATGGAGAAAAACACTGGAAAGTTTATGAAAGAGCTTTGGACACTTCTTCTCAGTGCACAGAAGAATGATAGTGGTGTTCCTCAGCAATTCTTGGATGCCAAAGAAGAGGAAACACGGAAGAAGCAG GCAGAGGTGGATAGAATAACAAATGAAATTCAGAAGAAGAAAGAGAAGGAGGGTAAAGAATTTAAGTGGGAGCGATCAAAGAAGATG GACGGTGGGGCCGAAACTAAGGCCAATGTTGCTGCTGTGGAGTCAGCCTCAAAGCATATGGCAAAAGGTTTGAGTGGTGGTCCAGAGGATGAGAAAGAAACTGACAATGGAAATGGTGTTAGAGGGAGGAACAG GTCTTCTAAATCTCCCCATTCAGCTGATCGTTCATCTTCATCATCCCCTCG AGGTTCACCTTCTCGAAACAGCAGGTCATTTTCAAATTCTGGGAGTTATTCTGG TGGCAGACACAAGACTAGGAGTCTGTCAAGATCACCAGAAGCACAAAGGCGATCTGTTTCTTCGGAAAGGGTCTACCGCTCACCAGTAAGAAAATCTGTTACACCTCGCCGGAGGTATTCATCTCGAGGCTCTCTTTCTCCTTCAAGGAACAGACCATTGTATTTTAGGCAAAGATCAAGATCATCTTCACGCCGCAGATCACCTTCTCCAATACGACGTAGATTGCACTCTCCATTTCGACGCAGATCGCCCTCAGCAATTCACCATAGATCTCCCTCGCCTATTCGGCGTCATAGATCTCCCTCACCCATTCAACGTCGTAGATTGCCCTCGCCCATTCGACGCCGTAGATCGCCCTCGCCCTTTCGCCGTAGATCACCCTCGCCCTTTCGCCGTAGATCACCCTCACCCATTCGACGCCGTAGATCGCCTTCACCCATTCGACGCCGTAGATCGCCTTCACCCCTTCGACGCAGAAGATCACCTTCGCCCCTTCGACGCAGAAGATCACCCTCACCTGTGCGGCGTAGATCACCCTTGCCCATGCAGATGCAGCATAGGTCACCCTCACCGGTGCAGCGTAGATCTCCCCCTATACGACGCAGATCACCCTCTCCCTTCCGCCGCAGGTATCAGAGATCCCCATCAACTCCCCATCACAGGTCTCCATCTCCAAGACATAGGTCACCTATTCCTGCCCATAGGAGATCACCAATGCCTTCTCGTCGGAGGTCTCCTTCGCCTTATGGATCAAGTTCTCCTTCTCCTGTCCAGTATAGGTCTTCTTCACCTGTAAGGAGATCTTCAAAGGAACATAGGAGGTCGCCTGCGCAATCTCTTGGGGAAAGAGTTAG TATGCGGGAAAAATCATCCCCCGTGTTGCGTAGACCCTTTAATTCTTTGAGGTCACCACAAAGAGATTCAAAGGATTGGAAGGATTCGCGTGTTAAATTGTCATCTTTGTCGCCTTCACCAGAGAAGTCTCCAGTTCGGCTGGAATCTTCACCAATTACAAGGACTAAGAATTCTAGTGAGGATAGAAG GTCAATTAGTCCATATGAGAGCCCTGTGAGGCAAAGAAAAGGGATAAGAAATAG GTCTTCTAGTCCATCCCGGAGTCCTGTGAGGCAAAGAAGGGGCCATGTTACACATGATGACAGCTTAAGCCCTCCACATAAGCCAAGACAGCAGAAAACTTATCAAGAAATTCCTCAGTATAGAAAAGAGGATGAAGATACTGATCATGCTCG GGATTATAAATCCAGGTCTTCGCAGAAACGTTCTATGCATACATCTGTCATCAGTAAGCAGAAAGATTCTCCTGTCAAGGTCCATTCGAAGAATGATAATTCACCTGAAAGAATGGCAGGTCATCAGGTTAATGAATCTCTGAGCCATCTTGATATTGTGGAATCAAGGAAGAAAGACCAGGAAATAAagag TGAGAAGGGTTCTCAGAAGGGGGCTTATTCTGAAACACCGGAGCGGCAGAAGTCTCCAACCTCATATGAGGAGCCTTCGCTGGGGAAGAGACAAATGTCTTATGCGGGAGAGGGTAAAAAATCTGATGAGAGAAaccattcacattcaaacaaGGTCAAGGACAGTGATAAGTGCCATAAGTCAGAAACTATGCAGATGTTGGTGGAAAAAGCTGATCACAGTAATGGAGGCGGTAGTGCGTTTGATTATGGTTCTGAGGAAAGTGACAAGCGCAGAACTGAGAACAAGGAAAAGCGAAAGCATAAAAGATCACATAGGGAAGAAGTGGCTTCAGATGATGATTACAGTTATGATTCTGAATATGAAGAAAGGAAAGAGGCTAAGAGGAGGAGGAAGGAAGAAAAGAAACTACGAAAGGAGGAAAAACGTCGGCGGCGTGAGGAGCGACGTCGTAGAAAGGAAGAACGGCGTGCAGAGAAGCTCAAGTTGAAGGGTTTAAATGATGTTAATTCTTCTGATGATGAACCTGCGGGGAGGAGGGATCCAAGTGACAGTGAAGATGCACATACTGAGCAGAAGAAACTTGAGATTGAATTGAGGAAGAAGGCTCTTGAATCACTTAAAGCAAAGAAGGGCATTAGTCACTAA